The Malus domestica chromosome 13, GDT2T_hap1 genome includes a window with the following:
- the LOC103453401 gene encoding DNA repair protein XRCC4 yields MEAPTPKHTCLKLDLQESQQPIFVKGTWFPSRFELSITDGRNAWICSASEDQVSDRAAQWDQPVSEYVALAERYLGFQHPDSVYGFADAGDGYKRLSWTFEKEGTKLEWRWKCQPSPNSKQTTAAVLDFLMDANVGLSEEVVRKTQSFERLKVEAEKCLAQSEKITNEKIEFESAIYAKFLGVLNSKKAKLRELRDKLSNKEVAGKLPEEEEASSEQTEPYVSGDDKSEEEFLKDYPATSKDAPTIRSRGRGRKRGTHK; encoded by the exons ATGGAGGCCCCCACCCCCAAACACACGTGCCTAAAGCTCGATCTCCAAGAATCCCAGCAACCAATCTTCGTCAAGGGCACGTGGTTCCCCTCCCGCTTCGAACTCTCCATCACCGACGGCCGCAACGCCTGGATCTGCTCCGCCTCCGAAGACCAGGTCAGCGACCGTGCCGCTCAGTGGGACCAGCCGGTCTCCGAGTACGTGGCGCTGGCCGAGCGCTACTTAGGGTTTCAGCACCCTGACTCCGTATACGGGTTCGCCGACGCCGGCGACGGCTACAAAAGA CTTTCATGGACGTTTGAGAAGGAAGGGACGAAGCTCGAATGGCGGTGGAAATGTCAGCCGTCGCCAAACAGTAAGCAAACCACGGCGGCGGTGTTGGATTTTCTCATGGATGCAAATGTTGGGCTAAGT gaAGAAGTTGTGAGAAAAACTCAATCGTTTGAGAGGTTGAAAGTGGAAGCTGAGAAGTGTCTAGCACAGAGTGAGAAGATTACCAATGAGAAGATAGAATTTGAGTCCGCTATTTATGCAAAG TTTCTTGGCGTCTTGAATTCAAAGAAAGCTAAACTAAGAGAGCTCCGAGATAAGctttcaaacaaagaggttgcTGGGAAACTGCCAGAAGAAGAGGAAGCAAGTTCAGAACAAACTGAACCTTATGTCAGTGGCGATGACAAAAGCGAGGAAGAATTTTTGAAAGATTATCCAGCTACCTCCAAGGATGCTCCAACCATTAGGTCTCGAGGTAGAGGTCGAAAGAGGGGAACGCACAAGTAG
- the LOC103453402 gene encoding uncharacterized protein, producing the protein MLAGVKIIPRDQIDKDENLSAPGKEKQKQKKRSSSKVNKRRKEKKSSQYGSSDGEELDKIKKGSKNKWYSSDEYSTSSSYSSGVESEGSSDRGRRKSQSRKKGKRSNEGISEDKVSYSSKKRSKNGRKEYASEDHSSSASDGKDSDSCSDRKERRKKGSKKDRKKKSKRMSRGVMEDEEISDGDRGAGRLKDGEIARKEFGLEWMLRPEGKADRTPTVTVKEQPKETPSDEIKVNPRELNPHLKDDGSGYPEDTDEPEATGNKLLSSSVVGDGGASWKLKALKRAKEQATREGRRLQEVVGERWGSLGELTVSVASNKAAQSRAHLHAIKSRQKGLSEEHQPDSSNQSDMDNKKDTSRHYLKDVSCGLPKWREPKIQDSLSWKRRDVSTQDSSLLAEAVANLNQFSNDGSFMSDVLRKRTDDFSSPTRENIADTSKPSEASAAFHELNANQLAAKAFQLRMKGKLEEAGELLEEVENRKAKQASGDNFMRPRNERSTSRHVMQEMALRQKKKEEDADMHLAQRITQNKKYSISGQADDEYDYDDTPRKKSKKKQGSDQKVTQNNSFATRFATQQERCLFCFENQRRPAHLVVAIANFTYLMLPHQQPVVPGHCCIIPMQHVPSTRTVDDDVWQEIRNFKKCLIMMFAKKEKEVVFLETVMGLAQQRHHCIVECIPIPHEIAKEAPLYFKKAIDEAEDEWSQHNAKRLIDTSVKGLRGSIPKDFPYFHVEFGLNKGFVHVIDDEQQFNSSLGLNVIRGMLQLPEEDMYRRRRHETVEAQKQAVKSFDQDWSPFDWTKQLHQS; encoded by the exons ATGCTTGCTGGAGTAAAGATCATACCCCGAGATCAGATTGATAAG GATGAGAATCTGAGCGCTCCtgggaaagaaaaacaaaaacagaagaaGAGGTCGAGTAGTAAGGTGAATAAGCGTAGGAAGGAAAAGAAGAGTTCTCAATATGGTAGTTCAGATGGTGAAGAGCTTGATAAAATAAAGAAGGGGTCCAAAAACAAGTGGTATTCGTCGGACGAGTATTCAACATCATCATCATATTCTTCGGGTGTTGAAAGTGAGGGAAGTTCCGACCGAGGTAGAAGGAAGAGTCAGAGTAGGAAAAAAGGTAAGAGAAGTAATGAGGGTATTTCAGAGGATAAGGTCAGTTATAGCTCAAAGAAGAGATCGAAGAATGGCAGGAAAGAATATGCATCAGAGGATCACTCTTCCTCTGCTTCTGATGGTAAGGACAGTGACAGTTGTTCTGATAGGAAAGAAAGGCGCAAAAAAGGAAGTAAAaaagatagaaagaaaaagagtaagCGTATGAGTCGAGGAGTCATGGAGGATGAAGAAATTTCTG ATGGTGATAGAGGAGCTGGGCGTTTGAAAGATGGGGAAATTGCAAGGAAGGAATTTGGCTTAGAGTGGATGCTTAGACCTGAAGGAAAAGCAGATAGAACCCCTACTGTGACTGTCAAGGAGCAGCCAAAGGAAACTCCGAGTGATGAG ATAAAGGTCAATCCCAGGGAGTTAAATCCACATTTAAAGGATGACGGATCTGGTTATCCGGAAGATACAGATGAACCTGAAGCTACTGGAAACAAACTTTTATCTTCCTCAGTTGTTGGGGATGGGGGTGCAAGTTGGAAACTAAAAGCTCTGAAGCGTGCAAAAGAGCAGGCGACTCGAGAAGGACGAAGGCTCCAGGAG GTTGTTGGAGAGCGTTGGGGTTCTCTTGGTGAACTGACCGTCTCCGTTGCATCTAATAAAGCTGCCCAATCTCGTGCTCATCTACATGCCATAAAAAGTAGACAGAAAGGGTTGAGTGAGGAACACCAACCAGATTCCAGCAATCAAAGTGACATGGATAATAAAAAG GACACTAGTCGGCACTACCTGAAGGATGTATCTTGTGGACTTCCTAAATGGAGGGAGCCTAAAATTCAAGATTCTTTATCTTGGAAAAGGCGAGATGTTTCTACTCAGGATTCTAGTCTTTTGGCGGAGGCAGTTGCTAACTTAAATCAGTTTTCAAATGATGGAAGCTTCATGTCTGACGTTCTTCGTAAGCGAACTGATGATTTTAGTAGTCCCACTCGTGAAAATATAGCAGACACTAGCAAGCCAAGTGAAGCAAGTGCCGCATTTCATGAATTGAATGCGAACCAGTTGGCAGCTAAGGCGTTTCAACTTCGTATGAAAGGAAAGCTGGAAGAAGCTGGGGAACTTCTG GAAGAAGTAGAAAACAGAAAGGCAAAGCAGGCTAGTGGAGATAATTTTATGAGACCAAGAAATGAACGGAGCACAAGCAG ACATGTTATGCAGGAAATGGCTCTTCGccagaagaaaaaggaggaggatgCTGATATGCATCTAGCTCAAAGGATAACCCAGAACAAAAAGTACAGTATATCTGGTCAGGCAGATGATGAATATGACTATGATGACACTCCAAGAAAAAAGTCCAAGAAGAAGCAGGGTAGTGATCAGAAAGTCACCCAGAACAACAGTTTTGCAACTCGATTTGCAACGCAGCAGGAGAGATGTCTCTTTTGCTTTGAAAATCAGAGGAGGCCAGCGCATCTTGTTGTGGCCATTGCAAATTTCACGTATTTGATGTTGCCACATCAGCAGCCTGTTGTGCCTGGTCATTGTTGTATTATACCAATGCAG CATGTGCCTTCCACAAGAACTGTTGATGACGACGTGTGGCAAGAAATTCGAAATTTCAAGAAATGCCTTATTATGATGTTTGcaaagaaagagaaggaagtAGTTTTTCTTGAAACTGTGATGGGGTTGGCTCAACAACGCCACCACTGCATAGTCGAGTGTATCCCTATACCCCATGAAATTGCCAAAGAGGCTCCTCTATATTTTAAAAAG GCAATTGATGAAGCTGAAGATGAGTGGAGCCAACACAATGCGAAAAGACTAATCGATACAAGCGTGAAGGGCTTGCGTGGGTCAATTCCAAAGGACTTTCCGTACTTTCATGTGGAGTTTGGTCTGAATAAAGGGTTTGTGCACGTTATTGATGACGAGCAGCAGTTCAACAGCAGTCTTGGGCTGAATGTCATAAGAGGCATGCTACAATTGCCTGAGGAAGACATGTATCGCCGACGAAGACATGAGACAGTGGAGGCACAGAAGCAAGCGGTTAAGAGCTTCGATCAAGATTGGTCACCTTTTGACTGGACAAAACAACTTCATCAATCGTAA